A section of the Sebastes fasciatus isolate fSebFas1 chromosome 5, fSebFas1.pri, whole genome shotgun sequence genome encodes:
- the LOC141768271 gene encoding meprin A subunit beta-like: MALRWIILFFGLGLAAAKLTGDTETDVDEGHDWDILDINEAAGLDLLEGDIEQDETFNRNSIIGDKYRWPTTIPYYLEDSLEMNAKGVILKVFDEYRLKTCIDFTPWKGEKNYISVHKGSGCSSSVGNKRVGKQRLSIGRRCDSLGTVEHEFLHALGFWHEQSRADRDDYVDIMWDRIKPGKDHNFRKYNDTVSSALGVPYDYGSVMHYSKTSFSINSDPTIVTKIPHFMDVIGQRMGFSASDLAKLNRLYNCTTSSNFVDSCDFELENICGMIQGPGNAKWEQRSSVSGGPQTDFSNMGKCKGTGYFMHFRTASAKPGKQAFLESRWLYPKPGAQCLQFFLYNTGADDDVLNIWVREYDKANPSGKLKLFKSISGGVMGSWELHNINLNVTKKARLVFEGVRGKNPSKGGLSLDDINLSSTKCPQHIWHIRNITRLLATTPAGKKLYSPRFLSPAGYSFQVAVYLNGISDRPGNMAIFFSLTSGPNYRRLKWPCPWQQVTMALMDQQSDIRQQMNMHRMVTTDPDMKSSDGTEYYWDNPRKVGSKVTASDGSYYYRGPGLGTTSFLTHSRLKSRNFIKGDDAFFLFSMEDISNLLVPQPLPYSAVHADPSLMKAADQGAPQEANNLTLIIAVAGSVAAAMLVVTVLIVGNAWKRRRGYQKIDKAVIIQDMPGFMEE, encoded by the exons ATGGCACTCAGGTGGATCATACTGTTCTTTGGCCTGGGACTA GCTGCTGCTAAGCTAACAGGTGATACGG AAACCGATGTTGACGAAGGCCATGACTGGGACATCTTAGACATCAATGAAG CGGCTGGACTGGACCTGCTGGAGGGAGATATCGAACAGGATGAA ACATTCAACAGAAACTCCATCATAGGAGACAAGTACCGCTGGCCAACAACTATTCCCTACTACCTAGAGGACAGTCTGG AAATGAATGCAAAGGGAGTGATCCTGAAGGTATTTGACGAGTACAGACTGAAGACCTGCATTGACTTCACACCATGGAAAGGAGAGAAGAACTACATCTCTGTGCATAAAGGGAGCGG GTGCTCCTCGTCTGTAGGCAACAAGCGTGTCGGGAAGCAGCGGCTGTCCATTGGTAGACGCTGTGATAGTCTAGGAACCGTTGAGCATGAGTTCCTGCACGCTCTGGGCTTCTGGCACGAGCAGTCCAGAGCTGACCGCGATGATTACGTCGACATCATGTGGGATCGCATTAAACCTG GTAAAGACCACAACTTCAGAAAATACAACGACACAGTGTCCAGCGCTCTGGGCGTTCCCTATGACTACGGCTCTGTAATGCACTACAGCAAGACGTCCTTCAGCATCAACTCCGATCCCACCATCGTCACCAAGATCCCCCACTTCATGGATGTGATCGGTCAGAGGATGGGGTTCAGCGCCAGTGACCTCGCCAAGCTCAACCGTCTCTACAACTGCA CCACATCTTCTAACTTTGTGGACAGCTGTGACTTTGAGTTGGAGAACATCTGTGGGATGATTCAGGGTCCTGGCAACGCAAAGTGGGAACAACGTAGTTCTGTGAGCGGAGGGCCTCAGACTGACTTCTCCAACATGGGAAAATGCAAAG GAACAGGCTACTTCATGCACTTCAGGACAGCCTCCGCTAAACCCGGTAAACAGGCATTCCTGGAGAGTCGTTGGCTTTACCCCAAACCTGGAGCCCAGTGTCTGCAGTTCTTCCTCTATAACACCGGGGCAGATGATGATGTCCTCAATATCTGGGTGCGAGAGTATGACAAGGCCAACCCCAGCGGTAAACTGAAGCTCTTCAAGAGTATTTCAG GAGGCGTCATGGGCTCCTGGGAACTGCACAACATCAATCTGAATGTGACAAAGAAGGCCCGTTTGGTTTTTGAGGGCGTGAGGGGAAAGAACCCATCGAAGGGGGGTCTCTCTCTGGACGACATTAACCTGTCATCCACAAAGTGTCCTCAGCACATCTGGCACATCCGCAACATCACCCGCCTGCTGGCCACCACACCAGCAGGAAAGAAACTGTACAGCCCTCGCTTTCTGTCTCCAGCAGGTTACTCCTTCCAG GTCGCTGTGTACCTAAACGGAATAAGCGACCGTCCAGGAAACATGGCCATCTTCTTCTCCCTGACCTCAGGCCCAAACTACCGCAGACTCAAGTGGCCGTGTCCGTGGCAGCAGGTAACTATGGCCCTAATGGATCAGCAGTCTGACATCAGACAGCAAATGAACATGCACCGAATGGTCACCACTGACCCCGACATGAAGTCCTCTGACG GCACTGAGTACTACTGGGACAATCCCAGGAAGGTGGGCTCTAAAGTGACTGCGTCTGATGGCAGCTATTACTATCGAGGCCCAGGCTTAGGAACAACTAGCTTCCTCACCCACAGCAGACTAAAGAGCAGGAACTTCATCAAAGGAGATGATgccttcttcctcttcagcaTGGAAG ATATATCCAATCTGCTGGTACCTCAGCCCCTACCCTACTCTGCAGTCCACGCTGACCCCAGTCTGATGAAGGCTGCAGACCAAGGTGCTCCACAGGAAGCTAATAACCTCACGCTGATCATAGCTGTAGCAGGTTCTGTGGCAGCAGCCATGTTGGTGGTTACGGTGCTCATCGTAGGGAACgcctggaagaggaggaggggatacCAGAAGATCGACAAGGCGGTGATCATACAGGACATGCCTGGATTCATGGAA GAGTAG